In Arachis hypogaea cultivar Tifrunner chromosome 2, arahy.Tifrunner.gnm2.J5K5, whole genome shotgun sequence, a genomic segment contains:
- the LOC112755340 gene encoding uncharacterized protein isoform X2: MLKLLNTKLRRFFLLRWWPLRRRSSRCKVVITKKPKNDNPKPQNDPSSNLSTISDQNAQMGTQKHEKPIRIATFNAALFSMAPAVPSQRTEKAQNFDDQNGVASRQRRPFDQNSRLKSTNEKPRSILKRSHSHSPLHHHIPCSENRALCISNKHQQQQQHHFSKSKLRVSINLPDNEISMLRNRQPSFSEHEKIAARNGWQRKTVVEVLKEVGADILGLQEVKAEEENGMKPLSDLAKALGMDHFVFAESWAPQFGNAILSKWPIKRWTSINLFDHSDFRNVLKATIDVPQVGELNFYCTHLDHLDENWRMKQINAIIQSNDEPHILAGGLNSLDESDYSQERWTDIVKYYEEMGKPTPKVEVMKYLKSKQYTDAKDFAGECESVVVIAKGQSVQGTCKYGTRVDYILSSSNCSYKFVPGSYLVLSSKGTSDHHIVRADVMKVNSNNEGNNVTRKTKQERKQKVIRITHETPSKGIWKTHHGEIY, translated from the exons ATGCTCAAGCTCCTCAACACCAAGCTCCGCCGCTTCTTCCTCCTCCGGTGGTGGCCACTACGCCGCCGTAGTTCAAGGTGCAAAGTAGTCATCACAAAGAAGCCCAAAAACGAcaacccaaaaccccaaaacgaCCCAAGCTCGAATCTTTCCACCATTTCCGATCAAAACGCCCAAATGGGTACTCAAAAACACGAAAAACCAATTCGCATCGCAACCTTCAACGCCGCACTGTTTTCCATGGCGCCAGCGGTTCCATCTCAGAGAACAGAGAAAGCTCAGAACTTTGACGACCAAAACGGCGTCGCTTCGAGACAACGAAGACCCTTTGACCAAAATTCGAGGCTAAAGTCAACGAACGAGAAACCGAGGAGCATTCTGAAGCGTTCTCATTCTCACTCTCCCCTTCATCATCACATACCCTGTTCTGAAAACAGAGCACTCTGCATCAGCAACAAGcatcaacaacagcaacaacaccaCTTTTCGAAATCGAAGCTAAGAGTTTCGATTAATTTACCGGATAACGAGATCTCCATGCTGAGAAATCGCCAACCGAGCTTCTCGGAGCACGAGAAG ATTGCGGCGCGAAACGGGTGGCAGAGGAAGACGGTGGTGGAGGTGCTGAAAGAGGTAGGTGCTGATATATTGGGTTTGCAAGAAGTGAAGGCAGAAGAAGAGAATGGGATGAAGCCACTTTCAGATTTGGCCAAAGCATTGGGAATGGATCACTTTGTGTTTGCAGAGAGTTGGGCACCTCAGTTTGGAAATGCTATCTTATCCAAATGGCCCATTAAACGTTGGACTTCCATCAACCTCTTTGATCACTCTGATTTTag GAATGTTTTGAAGGCTACTATTGATGTACCTCAAGTAGGTGAACTCAATTTTTATTGTACTCACCTTGATCATCTTGATGAGAATTGGAGGATGAAGCAGATAAATGCAATAATTCAATCTAATGATGAGCCTCACATCTTAGCAGGAGGCCTTAATTCATTGGATGAATCAGATTACTCCCAAGAAAGATGGACAGATATTGTTAAG TACTATGAAGAGATGGGAAAGCCAACACCAAAGGTTGAAGTGATGAAATATCTCAAAAGTAAACAATACACAGATGCTAAGGACTTCGCCGGAGAATGCGAATCGGTCGTTGTGATTGCCAAAGGCCAAA GTGTTCAAGGGACATGCAAGTATGGAACTCGAGTCGATTACATATTATCGTCGTCGAATTGTTCGTACAAGTTCGTCCCCGGGTCCTATTTAGTCCTCTCCTCAAAAGGGACTTCAGATCATCACATAGTGAGAGCTGATGTGATGAAGGTAAATAGCAATAATGAAGGAAATAATGTGACAAGAAAAACTaaacaagaaagaaaacagaaagtTATAAGAATAACACATGAAACTCCCTCTAAAGGTATATGGAAAACACACCATGGAGAGATATATTAA
- the LOC112755340 gene encoding uncharacterized protein isoform X1 — translation MLKLLNTKLRRFFLLRWWPLRRRSSRCKVVITKKPKNDNPKPQNDPSSNLSTISDQNAQMGTQKHEKPIRIATFNAALFSMAPAVPSQRTEKAQNFDDQNGVASRQRRPFDQNSRLKSTNEKPRSILKRSHSHSPLHHHIPCSENRALCISNKHQQQQQHHFSKSKLRVSINLPDNEISMLRNRQPSFSEHEKVVIAARNGWQRKTVVEVLKEVGADILGLQEVKAEEENGMKPLSDLAKALGMDHFVFAESWAPQFGNAILSKWPIKRWTSINLFDHSDFRNVLKATIDVPQVGELNFYCTHLDHLDENWRMKQINAIIQSNDEPHILAGGLNSLDESDYSQERWTDIVKYYEEMGKPTPKVEVMKYLKSKQYTDAKDFAGECESVVVIAKGQSVQGTCKYGTRVDYILSSSNCSYKFVPGSYLVLSSKGTSDHHIVRADVMKVNSNNEGNNVTRKTKQERKQKVIRITHETPSKGIWKTHHGEIY, via the exons ATGCTCAAGCTCCTCAACACCAAGCTCCGCCGCTTCTTCCTCCTCCGGTGGTGGCCACTACGCCGCCGTAGTTCAAGGTGCAAAGTAGTCATCACAAAGAAGCCCAAAAACGAcaacccaaaaccccaaaacgaCCCAAGCTCGAATCTTTCCACCATTTCCGATCAAAACGCCCAAATGGGTACTCAAAAACACGAAAAACCAATTCGCATCGCAACCTTCAACGCCGCACTGTTTTCCATGGCGCCAGCGGTTCCATCTCAGAGAACAGAGAAAGCTCAGAACTTTGACGACCAAAACGGCGTCGCTTCGAGACAACGAAGACCCTTTGACCAAAATTCGAGGCTAAAGTCAACGAACGAGAAACCGAGGAGCATTCTGAAGCGTTCTCATTCTCACTCTCCCCTTCATCATCACATACCCTGTTCTGAAAACAGAGCACTCTGCATCAGCAACAAGcatcaacaacagcaacaacaccaCTTTTCGAAATCGAAGCTAAGAGTTTCGATTAATTTACCGGATAACGAGATCTCCATGCTGAGAAATCGCCAACCGAGCTTCTCGGAGCACGAGAAGGTGGTG ATTGCGGCGCGAAACGGGTGGCAGAGGAAGACGGTGGTGGAGGTGCTGAAAGAGGTAGGTGCTGATATATTGGGTTTGCAAGAAGTGAAGGCAGAAGAAGAGAATGGGATGAAGCCACTTTCAGATTTGGCCAAAGCATTGGGAATGGATCACTTTGTGTTTGCAGAGAGTTGGGCACCTCAGTTTGGAAATGCTATCTTATCCAAATGGCCCATTAAACGTTGGACTTCCATCAACCTCTTTGATCACTCTGATTTTag GAATGTTTTGAAGGCTACTATTGATGTACCTCAAGTAGGTGAACTCAATTTTTATTGTACTCACCTTGATCATCTTGATGAGAATTGGAGGATGAAGCAGATAAATGCAATAATTCAATCTAATGATGAGCCTCACATCTTAGCAGGAGGCCTTAATTCATTGGATGAATCAGATTACTCCCAAGAAAGATGGACAGATATTGTTAAG TACTATGAAGAGATGGGAAAGCCAACACCAAAGGTTGAAGTGATGAAATATCTCAAAAGTAAACAATACACAGATGCTAAGGACTTCGCCGGAGAATGCGAATCGGTCGTTGTGATTGCCAAAGGCCAAA GTGTTCAAGGGACATGCAAGTATGGAACTCGAGTCGATTACATATTATCGTCGTCGAATTGTTCGTACAAGTTCGTCCCCGGGTCCTATTTAGTCCTCTCCTCAAAAGGGACTTCAGATCATCACATAGTGAGAGCTGATGTGATGAAGGTAAATAGCAATAATGAAGGAAATAATGTGACAAGAAAAACTaaacaagaaagaaaacagaaagtTATAAGAATAACACATGAAACTCCCTCTAAAGGTATATGGAAAACACACCATGGAGAGATATATTAA